In the Bacteroidota bacterium genome, AGCTTGATAGTCATGCTGAATTGCCTTACCGAATCCATGTTTGAAGCTGAAGCCGGTGTGATTTTTATTTCCTTTTTTCAATCCTTCTTATTTTTTACCTCAAATAAAGATTTGATTAATTTCGCTTCAAAAAAATTATGATCCCCTTCTCCCCTCCTCGCATCGACCAAAAAATTATTGATGCCGTTGTCGAAACACTTAAATCAGGCTGGATTACTACCGGTCCAAAAACAAAACTGTTCGAAAAACAACTCACAGCATACTGCGGAAATAAATCCACCATCTGCTTAAACTCTGCTACTGCCGGGCTAGAGATAATGTTACGTTGGTTTGGCGTGAAAGAAGGTGACGAAGTAATTTTGCCGGCTTACACGTATTCTGCCACTGCAAATGTGGTGATGCATTGCGGTGCAAAACCGGTTTTTGTGGATGTGAACCCAACTAATTTTTTAATCTCCGTTGCCGAAATTGAAAAAGCAATTACCTCCAAAACCAAAGTGATAATGCCTGTTGATTTTGCAGGCATGCCTTGCGATTTTGACGCCATAAATGCATTGGTTCAAAAAGCGGAAGTGAGAAGTAAATTCAAACCTGCAACAGAAGAACAAAAAAATCTCGGTCGAATATTGGTTTTAGCGGATGCAGCGCATTCGGTTGGGGCGGTTTACAAAGGAAAGAAATCAGGTAGTTTAACCGACGTATCCGTATTTTCATTTCACGCAGTAAAAAATTTAACCACTGCCGAAGGTGGCGCAGTAGCCCTTAATTTACCTGCCCCTTTCGACAATGAAGCTATTTATGCACAATTGTGTATCAGTTCCCTTCACGGCCAAAACAAAGATGCATTAGCCAAAATGCAAAAAGGAAATTGGAAGTATGACATTGTCGAAGCCGGCTACAAATGCAACATGACAGATATGTGTGCTGCCATTGGTTTGATTGAACTCGAAAGATACGACAGCGATACCCTAAAAAGAAGAAAACACATCGTTAACTTATACAATCAAAAACTC is a window encoding:
- a CDS encoding DegT/DnrJ/EryC1/StrS family aminotransferase; this translates as MIPFSPPRIDQKIIDAVVETLKSGWITTGPKTKLFEKQLTAYCGNKSTICLNSATAGLEIMLRWFGVKEGDEVILPAYTYSATANVVMHCGAKPVFVDVNPTNFLISVAEIEKAITSKTKVIMPVDFAGMPCDFDAINALVQKAEVRSKFKPATEEQKNLGRILVLADAAHSVGAVYKGKKSGSLTDVSVFSFHAVKNLTTAEGGAVALNLPAPFDNEAIYAQLCISSLHGQNKDALAKMQKGNWKYDIVEAGYKCNMTDMCAAIGLIELERYDSDTLKRRKHIVNLYNQKLVKYAWANLPVHEIPTDKTESCYHLYPLRINGISEVQRDAIMQEVFNKDVSVNVHFIPLPMLSFYKNQGYDIKNYPNAYAHFANEITLPVFYNLTDEQVEEVANALISGVEAILQK